In the genome of Nocardioides sp. NBC_00368, the window CAAGCGCCTCAAGGACTCCGGGATGCCGCTGTCCACCCAGATCGTCGGCGCGATCCTGGCCATCATCGGCTTCTTCGTGATCCCGGTCGTCGGCGTCTTCGTCGGGTTTCCGCTCGGCGTCTTCCTCGCCGAGCTGCGCCGCCACGGCGGCGACGCCGGCGACGCCTGGGCCTCCACCTGGCACGCACTGAAGGCGATCGGCCTGTTCATCCTCATCGACGCCACCGCCGCGACCCTCGCGACCATCACCTGGGTCGTCGGGCTCTTCCTCACCTGACCCCGCCCCCGCCGAGTCGGTAGTTCTGGCGGGCCGAGAAGGTAGTTGTGGGCGACGAAACTGTGGTTTCGTCGCCCACAACTACCTTCTCGGCCCCCGCTTCTCCGCGGAAATGGCGAACGCCCTCCCAGATGTCCGGGAAGGCGTTCGGGGTGATCTTAGCCAGATCAGTCGAGATAGTCGCGCAAAACCTGCGAACGCGACGGGTGTCGCAGCTTCGACATCGTCTTGGACTCGATCTGACGGATGCGCTCGCGGGTGACCCCGTAGACCTTGCCGATCTCGTCTAAAGTCTTCGGCTGGCCGTCGGTCAGGCCGAAGCGCATGCTCACGACGCCCGCCTCACGCTCGGAGAGCGTGTCGAGCACCGCGTGCAGTTGCTCCTGAAGCAGCGTGAACGAGACCGCGTCGGCCGGGACGATCGCCTCGGAGTCCTCGATCAGGTCACCGAACTCGGAGTCGCCGTCCTCGCCCAGCGGGGTGTGGAGCGAGATCGGCTCGCGGCCGTACTTCTGGACCTCGATGACCTTCTCCGGGGTCATGTCGAGCTCCTTGGCCAGCTCCTCCGGGGTGGGCTCGCGGCCCAGGTCCTGGAGCATCTGGCGCTGCACGCGGGCCAGCTTGTTGATGACCTCGACCATGTGCACCGGGATACGGATGGTGCGGGCCTGGTCGGCCATCGCGCGGGTGATGGCCTGACGGATCCACCAGGTCGCGTAGGTCGAGAACTTGTAGCCCTTGGTGTAGTCGAACTTCTCGACCGCACGGATCAGACCGAGGTTGCCCTCCTGGATCAGGTCGAGGAAGAGCATCCCGCGGCCGGTGTAGCGCTTGGCCAGCGAGACCACCAGTCGGAGGTTGGCCTCCAGGAGGTGGTTCTTGGCACGCTTGCCGTCCTCGGCGATCCACTCGAGCTCGTCGAGGATCTTCGGGGTGATCTTGCCGCCCTTGCCGAGCTTCTCCTCCGCGAAGAGACCGGCCTCGATCCGCTTGGCGAGCTCGACCTCCATCTCGGCGTTGAGCAGCGGGACCTTGCCGATCTGCTTGAGGTAGTCCTTGACCGGGTCGGCGGTCGCGCCCGCGACCATGACGGTCTGCTCGGGCTCGTCGGTGTCGTCGGAGGTGGAGACCACGAAGCTCTGCTTCTCGGCCTCCTTCTCGTCCTCCTTGATCGTGGGATCGGCGGCGACGTCCTTCTCGAACTGCTCGTCAGGGATGTCGGGCAGGACCTTCTTGCCGTCGGGACCGATCTGGACGACCGTGGCCTCGTCGTCGGAGTCGTCGGAGTCGTCCGAGTCGTCGACATCGATCTCGTCGACGTCGTCGACGTCGACCTCGACGTCCTCGAGGACGATCTCCTCGCCGTCCTCGTCGATCTCGGTCGTCTTCTTGGGCTCCGGCTCATCGGCCTTCTTCGCCGCGGCCTTGGCCGGCTTCTCCGCCGGCTTCTCGGCCTCGGCAGCGACCTTCTTGGCGGCGGCCTTCTTGGCCGGCGCCTTCGCCGTGGTCGTCTTGCGGGTCGAGGTCGTCGCCGCCGCGGCACGGCCGGTGACTGCGGTGCCGAGGTCCACCGAGATGCCGAGCGTGCTCAGGTGACCGAGCAGTGCCTTCAGATGCCTGGGCTCGACCGCAGCATCCTCGCTGGCCTGGCGGACCTGGTCGGGGCTCACACGTCCGGTCGGCTTGGCCTGGTCGATCAGTGCCTTCACGGCAGGGTGGGCGAGTACCTCAGCGGGTATCTTGCGCGCGTTCGAGGACACGAACACCTCTCCGTCGAACTTGGTCGAGACTTATCAAAAACTCAGTTTGGGCGCGGCAGGGCCCGGGGTCGTCAAGAGCCGCAGATTCATTCTGCCACGGTGGTGGTGAACAGTCCCCATCCGGGGCATCGTCTCACCTGCCAACTCATCCGGCTGCTTTGGCTGCGGCCTTCTTCTGCTGTTTGTAGTCACGCACCTTCTGCAACGACGCAACGTCGACGACGTCAGCCACAGAACGGTAACCATCGAGGGCATAGTCCCCGACGGCCTCTTCCCAGCCCTCGGGCCGCACGCCCAGCTGCTTGGCCAGCAGCGAGACGAAGATCTGCGCCTTCTGCTTCCCGAACCCCGGGAGCGCCTGAACCCGCTTGAGCAGATCCTTGCCGCTGGTGGCCTCGGTCCACAGCCGGGTGACGTCGCCGCCGTAGTCAGAGGTGACGATGGCCGCGATCCCTTGCACCTTCGCCGACATCGAGCCGGGGAACCGGTGGATCGCCGGCGGGGTGGAGGCGATCGTCTTGAACTCCTCGGGGTCCATCTCGGCGATCCGGGCGGGATCCAGATGTCCGAGTCGGGTCACGAGCTTGTGACCTCCCTTGAACGCATCCTCCATCCGGTACTGCTGATCCAGGGCCATGCCCAGCAGCAGCGCGAACGGGTCTTCGGAGAGCAGCTTGTCGGCGGCCTCGTCGCCGGTGATGTGGAGCGAAGGCATAAGGGACATCCTGCCTCATCTCGCGGTGCAGCACCTGCTCATGCCTGTGGATAGCGGGTCGCGCCGATCCTGGATCCGTTGCACGCTGGGCCCATGGCCACTATGTCCGTCCTGTCAGAGACGTCCGTCGAAGGGCTGCACGAGCCGCTCTCCCCCGTGCTGGAGAAGCGGCTCAGACGAGCGGTGCTCGACCACACCGCCACCGAGCACCGGCGGTCGTTCCTGGCGCTGGTCCACCTCGGCGTCCCCGGCGGCAAGGAGGTCGTGCACGCCCACCGTGAGGACGAGCCCACCGACCAGTGGCTGCGGGCCGACATCATCCACAGCATGCGGCGCCGGGTCGGCGTGCCCGACCCGATCGTGTGGTTGACCCGCGCCGGAGGCCTGGACGTCGAGGACGTCGACCTCCGCTGGCTCGCAGCTGCCCGGCAGGCGTTTCGCGAGCTCGGGGCACCCCTGACGTACGTCGTGGTCACCCGCAACGCCTGGGTAGACCCGCGCTCGGGGCTGAGCCGCCGGTGGAAGCGGCTGCGCTACCGCAACGACTAGGCGGGAAGGTCCGACCGGCTCAGCGCCTCCTCCCAGGCGGTCGGCGGAACGGCGCCCTCGAGCATCTGGGCGACCAGCAGCCCGAGACCGTGGTGGCGCTCGCTCGCGAAGCACCGGTCCAGCGCACACCAGGCGAGCGCGCCGTCTCCGCCCAGCCAGGCGGCGAAGGCCAGCACCGCCGCCGGGTAGGCCACGTGGTCCTCGGGGCTGCGGCGTACGACATCGGTCCACAGGCGCACGTGGGCCCTGGCCTCGTCCCGGGTCATCCCGCCCCAGGCGGCGTCTCGCCGCTGCGGGTCGCACAGGGCCAGCAGCAGGGAGGCGATCTGGTCGGCCGACAGCACCGTCCCGGCGACTGCGTCGTCGACCAGGCGGCCGACCTCGTAGATCTTCATCGACGAGGCCTGGGCCAGCGCCGTTTCCGTCTCGGCGACGGCCGCCGGGACCGCGGCGATCGAGGCAGCGAGCTCGGTGCGTGAGCGGCGCATCATGTGCCCGTCGTAGACCGCCTGGGCACGGAACGGGTGGGCACCGACGTCGAATGGGACGCCGTCGTCAGGGACGCCGTGGAACCCGAGCGGGTCGAACCACCGGCCGTCCTGCACGCGGAGGCAGCCGATCAGGTCGATGTCGCACTCGGCGAGCCTCTCGGCCAGCCGCCGGGCGATCTTCAGCCCGAAGCGCGGGCCGCTGTCGTAGAGGACGAGCAGGACCCCGCGCACCTGATGACGGACGGCGGGCAGGAGGAGACTGTCGAGGCAGCCCTCGACCTCTCCCGGAGGTGGGAGGTCGATCCGGCCGTGCACCTGGTGCTCACCGCCGAAGGTCAGCATGACGATCGACTTCTCGGGCTGGAAGCCCAGCAGGATGGGAACTGCCGCCAGGACGTCCTCGGGACGGGCGATGGAGAGTTTCGTGGTCATGCGGACCACACTCCCCGCGACCCACCGACAGTTTCCGGGACAAAACCGGTGCCTGTGGACAACTCCGTCCTCAATCGATCGTGTGGACGACAACTGGCCCGGAACGGATTGTCCCCGCTGCCCGATAGGTTGCCACCATGAGAGCGCACGCGTCGGTGATGCACCTCGACCTCGACGCGTTCTTCGCCTCGGTCGAGCAGCGCGACAAGCCGTCCCTGCGCGGCAAGCCTGTGGTCGTGGGCGGCATCAGCGGGCGCGGCGTGGTCAGCACCGCCTCCTACGAGGCCAGGACCTTCGGGGTTCGCTCGGCGATGTCGACACGCGAGGCCCGCGCGCTGTGCGGCCACGCCGCCTTCCTCTACCCGCGCTTCCACGCCTACAAGAAGGTCAGCGAGCAGGTCTTCGGGATCCTGCGTGACCTGTCCCCGCTGGTCGAGCCGCTCTCGCTCGACGAGGCCTTCGTGGATCTCGCCGCGGCCGACCTGCCCGACCTCGAGGTCGAGACGGTCACCGAGACCGCCGCCCGGATCCGCGCCGAGGTCGCCGAGGTCACCGGCGGTCTGACCGCGAGCGTCGGCCTCGCCAGCTCGAAGTTCATCGCCAAGATCGCCAGCGACCTGGACAAGCCCGACGGCCTGGTCGTGGTCGCGCCCGACACCGAGCTCGACCTGCTCCGCCCGATGAACGTCAAGGTGATCCCGGGCGTCGGCCCGGCCACCGCCGAGCGCCTGCGCCGGGCCGGCATCCACACCGTGGCCGATCTGGAGCAGGTCAGCGTCGAGGAGCTCGTACGCCTCGTGGGCAAGTCCCACGGCACCAACCTCTACAAGCTGGCCCGTGCCCAGGACGACCGGCGCGTCGAGCCCGAGCGCGAGACCAAGTCGGTCAGCGTGGAGGGCACCTACGACACCGACCTGACGGACCGGCCGCTGATGGAGCAGATCCTCACCCGGCAGGCCACGGAGGTCGCCGCCCGCCTGAAGAAGAACGGGCTCTCGGGCCGCACGATCACGATCAAGGTCAGGCTCTACGACTTCACCACGATCAACCGCTCCGCGACCCTGCCAGCGCCCACCGACCAGGCCGGCACCATCGCCCGCCTGGCCAGGACCCTGCTCGGCGAGCTGTTCACCGCGGGCGAGACGGCCGGCGGCGTACGCCTTCTCGGGGTCGGCGTCTCCGGTCTCGCCGACTGGATCCAGGAAGACCTCTTCGGCGACGACGCCGAGGACGACACCGAGCCCGAGCTCCCACTGCCCGAGCCCGCACGGCGTCCCACCTGGGCGGCCGGGATGGACGTGGTCCACACGGAGATGGGCCGCGGCTGGGTCTGGGGATCGGGGCGAGGCGTGGTGACCGTGCGCTTCGAGACCGCCGAGACTCCCGCCGGCCCGGTGAGGTCCTACGCCACCGACGACCCCGACCTGCAGCCCTACACCGAGTCCTGAGCCCTCTCCCCCGGCCTGGGATCCCGCCGTCGTGGCCGGTGGTGCGCTATTGCGCCGAGCGACCCGGGTGTGCGATAGCGCGATGCGATGCGCCAGGCGCGCCGGTGCTGCGGTCGGGCGTTCGAGGGTCGCGAGGATAGGGTCTCGTTCATGTCTGCAGACCGCTCCTCGATGCCCTGGCCGATCGCTCCCAAGAAGCCCTCGTCGAAGCAGTTCCACGGCCTGACCCGGACCGACGACTACGAGTGGCTCCGCGACAAGGAGAACCCCGAGGTCATCTCCTACATCGAGGCCGAGAACGCCTACACCAAGGAGCAGACCGACCACTTGGCCGACCTGCGCTCGCAGATCTTCGAGGAGATCAAGGCGCGCACGCTCGAGACCGACCTGAGCGTCCCGACGCGCTCGCGCGGCTACTGGTACTACGGCCGCAGCTTCGAGGGGAAGCAGTACGGCGCGAGCTGCCGGGTCGAGGTCGCCGACCCCGACGACTGGACTCCCCCGACCCCGGCCGACGTCACCCACGACCAGCCGGCCCTCCCCGGTGAGGAGGTGCTGCTCGATCTGGACGCACTCGCCGAGGGCCACGACTTCTTCAGCCTCGGCGGCTCCTCCGTCAGCCCGTCGACCACGCTGCTCGCCTACGCGACCGACGTGACCGGCGACGAGCGCTACACCGTACGCGTCAAGGACCTCACCACCGGCGAGCTGCTGACCGACGAGCTCACCAACGTCCACGGCGGCGCCACCTGGGACCGTGACTCCGCCAACCTCTACTACACGACCGCGGACGAGTCCTGGCGCGCCGACAAGATCTGGCGCCACCGCCTCGGCACCAGCCAGGACGAGGACGAGCTGGTCTTCCACGAGACCGACGACCGGTTCTGGGTCGGCGTGGGACGCACCAAGTCCGACCGGTTCATGTTCATCGGGACGGCCGCGAAGATCACCGCCGAGTACCGCTTCCTCGACCTCGACGACCCCGACGCCGGCTGGCAGGTCTTCGCCGCCCGCGAGGAGGGTGTCGAGTACTCGGTTGAGCACGCCACCATCGCGGGCGAGGACGTCTTCCTCGTCACCCACAACGCCTCGGGCCCCGACTTCGAGATCGCCACCGCGCCGGTCGCGCCGACCCCGCGCTCCGAGTGGCGGCCGCTGATCGCCCACACCCCCGGCGTACGCCTGGAGGACGTGGACGCCTTCGCCGGCCACCTGGTCGTGCACCAGCGCAGCGAGGGCCTGACCCAGCTCCGCATCCTGGAGCTCGGCGTGGACGGCGTGGCCGACGACTACCTGGTGAAGTTCGACGACGAGCTCTACACCATCGGCTCCGGCTCCAACCCGACCTTCGAGACCCCCGTCGTGCGGCTCGGCTACACCACGATGCGCACCCCGGCCTCCGTCTACGACTACGACGTACGCAGCCGCGAGCTGACCCTGCGCAAGCAGGCCCCGGTGCTCGGTGGCTACGACCGCGACGACTACGAGGAGCACCGGCTGTGGGCGACGGCCGAGGACGGCGTACGCGTGCCGATCTCGATCGTGGCCAAGAAGGGGCTGCACGAGCAGGGCCCGATCCCGGTGCTGCTCTACGCCTACGGCTCCTACGAGGCCAGCATGGACCCCTACTTCTCGATCGCGCGGCTGAGCCTGCTGGACCGCGGGATCGGGTTCGCGATCGCCCACATCCGTGGTGGTGGCGAGATGGGCCGGGCCTGGTACGACGACGGCAAGATGCTGAAGAAGCAGAACACCTTCTCCGACTACATCGCCTGTGCGCGCCACCTCGCCGAGTCGGGCTGGTCGACGCCGTCCACGATCATCGCGGAGGGTGGCTCCGCCGGCGGGCTGCTGATGGGCGCGGTCGCCAACCAGGCGCCCGACGCCGTGGGCGCCGTCGTCGCGGCCGTCCCGTTCGTGGACGCGCTGACCACGATGCTCGACGCGACGCTGCCGCTGACGGTGACCGAGTACGACGAATGGGGCAACCCGGAGGCCGACAAGGAGATCTACGACTACATGTCCTCCTACGACCCCTACACGAACGTCACCGCACAGCACTACCCGCCGATCCTGGCCGAGACCAGCATCAACGACACCCGGGTGCTCTACGTCGAGCCGGCGAAATGGGTCGCCAAGCTGCGCGCGACGGCCGAGAATCCGGGTGACGTACTGCTGAAGACGGAGATGGCGGCCGGACACGGTGGGGTCTCGGGGCGCTACAAGGCGTGGGAGGACCGGGCGTTCAGCCTCGCCTGGATGATCGACCAGGTGACCTCTTCGTAGGCCGTGTCTCTCGAAGACACGGCGGCCGCGAGCGGCGTTTCGGGCCGATCTGGCAAGGCGGCGCTGCGAAGGCAGCCTGGAGGCTTTCGAGCGGCGCCAACGCAGCCAGATCGGATGCGAAACGTCGCGTAGCGGGCGTGGATTCGGGAGACACGGCCTGGGCATATCTGCGGGGATCTCGGGGTACTCCATGAGAAACCCCTGAGATTCACCTCGCGATGCAACTTATCGCCTGCCGCGTACGTCGAACCGGACAAGAGATCGAAGACGGATTCGATGACAAGGCGCTCTACCAGGGAACACCTGGGAGGGGCGAAGCGTTGAAACCACCGTGAGGCCACAAACCTCACCGTGAGGAGGTTCCCATGGCGACACGCACCGCAACCGCCACCCGAGAGATCGAGGGGCGTGACAGCGTCGGGCTGTATCTCGACGAGATCGCCCGCAACGAGCTCCTGGATGCTGCCAAAGAGGTTGAGCTGTCCAAGGCGATCGAGGCCGGCCTGATGGCCGAGCATCTCCTGGCCGAGGGCCGCGTAGGCCGCAAGAAGGCACCCGGTGGAGCCACCCGAGCGGAGCTGGAGTGGCTGGCCGAGGAGGGTCACCGCGCCACCCGCGAGTTCATCAACGCCAACCTGCGTCTGGTGGTGTCGATCGCACGGAAGTACGGTCGCGCCCAGATGCCGATGCTGGACCTGATCCAGGAAGGCAATACCGGCCTGATCCGGGCCGTTGAGAAGTTCGACTACACCAAGGGCTACAAGTTCTCGACGTACGCCACCTGGTGGGTGCGTCAGGCGATCACCCGTGGCATCGCCCAGCAGGCGCGCGTGGTCCGGCTCCCGGTCCACGTCGTCGAGGAGCTCAACCAGGTCGGCGGCGCCCGCCGCACCCTGGAGCGTCAGCTCGGCCGTGACCCGGAGCCGGAGGAGATCGCCGCCGAGCTCGGTATGGACATCGACCGCGTCCTCGACCTGCTCTCCTGGGGTCGTGACCACGTCTCGCTCGACACCCCGATCGACGAGGACGGCGACACCTCCCTGGGTGACCTGATGGCCCAGGAGTCGGCGCCGTCGCCCGACATGGACGTCATCGACGTCGAGTCGCGTGAGCGGCTCAACTCGCTGGTCGGCCAGCTCGACGAGCGCTCTGCCGACATCGTCCGCTCCCGCTACGGCCTCACCGACGGCCGTCAGCACAAGCTCGCCGACATCGGCGTCAAGCACGGCATCTCCGCCGAGCGCGTGCGCCAGCTCGAGCGCGAGGCCCTGCAGAAGCTCCGCCGCTTCGCAGATCCCGACCTGGCGGCGTAGCCGACAGGTCGGAGATCGGGGCGGCAGACGCCCAAGATTCGGCGCTCCTCGTAAGAGGGGCGCCGAATCTGTAGTTGTGGCGGGCGAGAATGCAGTTGTGGGCGACGAATGTGGAGTCTCGTCGCCCACAACTACCGATTCGACTCGCCACAACTACGGTTTCGGCGGTCAGTAGCCGCCGGGCGGCGGAGCCATCTCCAGACGTACGCCGATGAGGCGGACCGGGCGGTCCTTCTCGACCCGCTCCAGGAGCGCCTCGGCCTCGTCCGCGAGGCGGTCGGGGTCGAGGGTGGGCTCGGGGAGCTTGTGGCCGCGGGTGACGGTGAAGAACGGCTTGAACCGCACCTTGATCTCGACCCGGATGACCGGGCGGCCCTCCTTGACCACGTCCGCGAGGCACTCGGCGCACAGGCGGCGGGTGGCGGCCACGATGTCGGGCCACTCGACGAGGTCCTGCTGGAAGGTCTCCTCGTGGCCGTGGCCACGGGCGACCCACGGCGAGGGGTCCACCGGGCTGGTGTCGGCGCCGCGGCCGAGCCTGCGCAGCCAGGGACCGGTCGTCGGGCCGATCTCGGCGGCCAGCCGCTCGGCCGAGGCCGCGCCCAGGTCGGCGACCGTCTCGATCCCGAGCCGGGCGAGCCGCTTGGCGGTCTTCGCCCCGATCCCCCACAGCGCGTCGGTGGGACGGTGGCCCATCTCGGCGGCCCAGGTCTCATGGGTGATCCGGTAGACGCCGGTCCCCCGCAGCTGTCCGTCCGGTCCGGGCTCGTGACCGCCCGCACCGGCCTCTCGCGCGACCGCACCGTCGACCCGCTGCTTGGCGAACCCGGTGGCGAGCTTCGCCTGCAGCTTGTTGTCGCCGACACCGACCCCGCTGCGCAGTCGGGTGCGCTCGAGCACGAGGTGGCGTACGTCCTGGGCGAAGGCCACCGGATCCCCCAGGCCGCCGTGGCCGGGGCCGGGGCCGAGGAAGGCCTCGTCCCAGCCGAGGACCTGGACGAGGACGGGTACGCCGCCCCACTCCAGCGATCGCAGCGTGTCCATGACGCCCGCCGAGGCCTCGTCGTAGGCGGTGTGGTCGACCGGCAGCAGCACGGCGTCGGGACACTTCCGCACCGCCAGCCGCAGCGGCATCCCGGAGCCGACCCCGTGCGCCCGCGCCTCGTAGGACGCCGTCGAGACGACTGCCCGCTCGGTCGGGTCCCCACGACCGCCCACGATCACCGGCTTCCCGGCGAGCTCGGGCCGCCGCAGCACCTCCACCGCCGCGATGAACTGGTCCAGGTCGACGTGCAGCACGACGCTCATGCGTCGATGGTGCCACGAACGCACCAGCGAGGGCGTCAGCCTTCGGAGGCCACCTCGGAGAGCGCCGCAGAGGCCTTCTCCGCCTGCTCGCGTACGTCACCGGGCACCGGCACCGCTCCGGCGGTGCGCTGCTGCCACAGCTGCATGGCGACGACCTTCGCCGCCGCCTGCTCGACGCGACCGCGATCGAGACGGCCGGAACGCAGCGCCTTGACCACGCTGCGGTGGGCGGCCTTGGAGTTGGCCGGCATCAGCAGGAGGTCGGCGCCGGCCTCCAGGGCCGCGACCGAGGGCTTCTTCGTGGTGGTCGTCACCGCGCCCATCCCCAGCGAGTCGGTGACGGCAATGCCGGTGAAGTCGAGGTCGTCGCGGAGCAGGTCGTAGATCGGCGCGGCCATGCTGGCCGGCTTCCCGGGAGCCACCGCCTTGACGTCGACATGGCTGATCATGACCGCCGGGGCCCCGGCATCGACCGCGGCGTCGAACGGCACCAGGTCGCGGCGCTCGAGCTTCTTCATCCCGAAGTCGAGCTCCTGGAGCCCGAGGTGGGTGTCGCCGGTGACGGCTCCGTGACCCGGGAAGTGCTTGGTCGTGGAGACCAGACCGGCCTCGTTGTAGCCCTGCACCGCGGCGGAGACCGCCGTGGCTGCCACCCGGGGCTTCTCGCTCGGCGAGCGCGACCCGATCGTCGGGTCGGCCGCGCCGACGGTCACGTCGGCGACCGGCGCGAAGGCCCAGGTGAAGCCCAGGTCGCGCAGCTCGAGCGCCGTCGTACGCGCCGCCTCGGTCGTCGCCGCGATGCCCTTGCGCGGCTTCGCCTCGATGGCGTCACCCGTGCGCGCGAACTCCGGGAACTCGGTGGCCACGCCGCGCAGGTGGGAGACGACGCCACCCTCCTGGTCGACGCCGATCACCGCGGGGAACGTACGGCCGTCGGCCGCCACCGCGCGGGAGACCGCCGCGGTCGTCTCGCGCACCTGCGCCTCGTCGACGACGTTCTCGCCGGTCACGCTGACGCCGGCGAGATGGAGCTTGCGCACCATCTTCGCGGCCTTGGCCGGGTCGGTGCCGTGGTAGCGGCCGACGATCACCTGTCCGGCGAGCTGCTTCTCGTCCCAGCCCGCGACCAGCTCACGAGCGGTCGCGAGCTCTCCGCGCGTCGGACCCCAGCCCAGGGGCGTGGTGTCCTTCTTCGGGTCGGTCTTCGTGGTGGCAGCAGCCGGCCTGTTCGGCTCGTCCTCGACCCTCGTCGGCATGCCGACGGTCACCGCCGCCGCGCCAGCGCCGGCCGCCAGGGCCAGCACCGCCCCCGCGATCACCGGTCGCACCCAACGCCTCGGACGACGCTGCTGATCCTCTGATTCGGTGTGCTTGCCCCCAGTCACGCGGCCGAGTATGTCAGCAACCCCCGCCTATCTCACGAACTGGCGAGGGCGTCGTAGATCTCCTCCACCCGCTTGCGCAGGTCCTCGAGGGTGCCGGTGTTGTCGATGACGTACGTCGCGACCGCGAGCCGATCCTCACGACTGGCCTGCGCGGCGATGCGGGCGCGGGCGTCGGCCTCGGTCATCCCGCGCGCGACCGCGCGCTCGACCTGGGTCTCGACCGGCACGTCGACGACGATCACCTCGTCGAAGAACGGCGCGTAGCCGACCTCGACCAGCAGCGGGATGTCGTTGACGACCAGCCTCCCCGCCGCCCGCGCGGTCTCCTCGAGCTCCGCGGAGCGCGCCCCGACCAGCGGGTGCACGATCGCGTTGAGCCGCTCGCGGGCGCTCTCGTCGGCGAAGACGATCTCGCCCACCTTGGCGCGGTCCAGCTCCCCGGACTCGGTCAGCACCGACGGCCCGAACTCCTCGACGACGGCCGCGAGGCCGGGCGTGCCCGGCTCGACGACCTCACGGGCGATCTTGTCCGAGTCGACGATCACCGCCCCGAACCCGGCCAGCAGCTCCGACACCGTGCTCTTCCCCGAGGCGATCCCGCCGGTGAGTCCTACGCGCATGGCGTCAACCTACTAGGCGCTGGCCGGCTCCCCGCAGGCGAACCGGCGCCGGTAGGCCTGGGGCGAGAGACCTCGCACCCGGGTGAAGTGGTGGCGCAGGGCCGCGGCGTTGCCGAAGCCGACCTCACCCGCGATCCACTCCACCGACCGCTCGGTGCGCTCCAGCAGCTCCTCGGCACGGCGGACCCGCTGGGCGGTGATCCAGGCATAGGGCGTGGCCCCGGTCTCGGCGCGGAACCGTCGCGCGAACGTACGCGGCGACATCAGCACCTGCCGGGCGAGCGAGTCCACGTCGAGCTCCTCGTGGAGATGGGACGAGATCCAGGCCAGCAGGGGTCCCAGCGTCTCAGCGTCGGGCTCGGGGACCGGGTGGGAGATGAACTGCGCCTGTCCCCCGTCACGCTGCGGCGGCACGACCATCCGACGGGCGACGGCGGAGGCGACCGCGGCGCCGTACTCCTGGCGCCAGATGTGCAGAGCGGCGTCGAGCACCGAGGCGGTGCCGGCGCTGGTGACGATCTGGCCGGTGTCGACGTAGAGCACCTCGGGGACGACCCGGGACTCCGGGAACCGGCGCTGCAGCTCGGTGGCGTACTTCCAGTGGGTGGTGCACTCGATCCCGTCGAGCAGGCCCGCCTCCCCCAGCGCGAAGGCGCCGGAGCAGGCGGTGAGGAACCGGGCCCCGCGGGCGTGCGCGCGCAGCAGCGCGTCCTTCACCTCCACGGGAAGGGTGCCGCTGGGACCGCCGAACGCGGGGATGGCGATCAGGTCGGCCTCCTCGAGGCGCTCCAGGCCGTTGGGTGCCTCGACCTTGAA includes:
- the coaE gene encoding dephospho-CoA kinase — encoded protein: MRVGLTGGIASGKSTVSELLAGFGAVIVDSDKIAREVVEPGTPGLAAVVEEFGPSVLTESGELDRAKVGEIVFADESARERLNAIVHPLVGARSAELEETARAAGRLVVNDIPLLVEVGYAPFFDEVIVVDVPVETQVERAVARGMTEADARARIAAQASREDRLAVATYVIDNTGTLEDLRKRVEEIYDALASS
- a CDS encoding helix-turn-helix domain-containing protein; protein product: MLRNVAAVIWDGVAPFEFGAVCEAFAIDRRDDGVPYLDFAVCAPTAGMVRTNLGFKVEAPNGLERLEEADLIAIPAFGGPSGTLPVEVKDALLRAHARGARFLTACSGAFALGEAGLLDGIECTTHWKYATELQRRFPESRVVPEVLYVDTGQIVTSAGTASVLDAALHIWRQEYGAAVASAVARRMVVPPQRDGGQAQFISHPVPEPDAETLGPLLAWISSHLHEELDVDSLARQVLMSPRTFARRFRAETGATPYAWITAQRVRRAEELLERTERSVEWIAGEVGFGNAAALRHHFTRVRGLSPQAYRRRFACGEPASA
- a CDS encoding glycoside hydrolase family 3 N-terminal domain-containing protein, coding for MTGGKHTESEDQQRRPRRWVRPVIAGAVLALAAGAGAAAVTVGMPTRVEDEPNRPAAATTKTDPKKDTTPLGWGPTRGELATARELVAGWDEKQLAGQVIVGRYHGTDPAKAAKMVRKLHLAGVSVTGENVVDEAQVRETTAAVSRAVAADGRTFPAVIGVDQEGGVVSHLRGVATEFPEFARTGDAIEAKPRKGIAATTEAARTTALELRDLGFTWAFAPVADVTVGAADPTIGSRSPSEKPRVAATAVSAAVQGYNEAGLVSTTKHFPGHGAVTGDTHLGLQELDFGMKKLERRDLVPFDAAVDAGAPAVMISHVDVKAVAPGKPASMAAPIYDLLRDDLDFTGIAVTDSLGMGAVTTTTKKPSVAALEAGADLLLMPANSKAAHRSVVKALRSGRLDRGRVEQAAAKVVAMQLWQQRTAGAVPVPGDVREQAEKASAALSEVASEG
- a CDS encoding DNA polymerase IV, with protein sequence MSVVLHVDLDQFIAAVEVLRRPELAGKPVIVGGRGDPTERAVVSTASYEARAHGVGSGMPLRLAVRKCPDAVLLPVDHTAYDEASAGVMDTLRSLEWGGVPVLVQVLGWDEAFLGPGPGHGGLGDPVAFAQDVRHLVLERTRLRSGVGVGDNKLQAKLATGFAKQRVDGAVAREAGAGGHEPGPDGQLRGTGVYRITHETWAAEMGHRPTDALWGIGAKTAKRLARLGIETVADLGAASAERLAAEIGPTTGPWLRRLGRGADTSPVDPSPWVARGHGHEETFQQDLVEWPDIVAATRRLCAECLADVVKEGRPVIRVEIKVRFKPFFTVTRGHKLPEPTLDPDRLADEAEALLERVEKDRPVRLIGVRLEMAPPPGGY
- a CDS encoding sigma-70 family RNA polymerase sigma factor, which gives rise to MATRTATATREIEGRDSVGLYLDEIARNELLDAAKEVELSKAIEAGLMAEHLLAEGRVGRKKAPGGATRAELEWLAEEGHRATREFINANLRLVVSIARKYGRAQMPMLDLIQEGNTGLIRAVEKFDYTKGYKFSTYATWWVRQAITRGIAQQARVVRLPVHVVEELNQVGGARRTLERQLGRDPEPEEIAAELGMDIDRVLDLLSWGRDHVSLDTPIDEDGDTSLGDLMAQESAPSPDMDVIDVESRERLNSLVGQLDERSADIVRSRYGLTDGRQHKLADIGVKHGISAERVRQLEREALQKLRRFADPDLAA